From Lolium perenne isolate Kyuss_39 chromosome 5, Kyuss_2.0, whole genome shotgun sequence, a single genomic window includes:
- the LOC127298779 gene encoding uncharacterized protein → MADGGGRAAALKDQGNEQFKSGSYLKAAALYTQAIKLDPDNAALYSNRAAAFLHLVKLNKALADAETTIKLKPQWEKGYFRKGCVLEAMEQYEEAVSAFQIASQHNPQNTEVSRKIKRLTQLAREQKRAGDVENMRSNIDLGKNLGSLKTELAAKYGDAELAQNISSFVINVMESAVKVWHDTGKVDPRVNFLLDDQKTDTEKYAPVVNIEKAFESPDTHGSCIPYLRQYTVESHSKAACMVAPKGIISYPQVWKGTGSRKWKLDQSDGFFVQFESPILRKIWFVPSTTEKGRTLCRSPEALDITIHEILPRIFKETEAA, encoded by the exons atggcggacGGCGGAGgaagagcggcggcgctgaaggaCCAGGGAAACGAGCAGTTCAAGTCGGGGAGCTACCTCAAGGCCGCCGCGCTCTACACGCAGGCCATCAAGCTCGACCCCGACAACGCCGCCCTCTACAG CAATCGAGCTGCTGCATTTCTGCACCTGGTTAAGCTGAATAAAGCACTTGCTGATGCCGAAACGACAATAAAACTGAAGCCACAGTGGGAGAAG GGTTATTTCAGGAAAGGATGTGTTCTGGAGGCCATGGAGCAGTACGAGGAG GCAGTATCTGCTTTTCAAATAGCTTCGCAGCACAATCCACAAAATACAGAAGTCTCCAGAAAAATCAAGAGGCTTACTCAGTTAGCAAGGGAACAGAAACGAGCCGGTGATGTGGAGAACATGCGTTCCAATATTGACCTTGGGAAGAACTTGGGGTCACTGAAAACCGAGCTG GCTGCGAAGTATGGAGATGCAGAATTGGCACAAAATATCTCCTCATTTGTTATCAATGTGATGGAATCAGCGGTGAAGGTTTGGCATGACACTGGAAAAGTGGATCCAAGGgtcaattttcttcttgatgatcAGAAGACTGATACTGAAAAATATGCTCCAGTGGTTAACATTGAAAAG GCCTTTGAGTCACCCGACACCCATGGCAGTTGCATTCCGTATTTGCGGCAGTATACCGTTGAATCTCACTCAAAGGCTGCTTGTATGGTAGCACCTAAGGGAATCATCTCCTACCCACAG GTCTGGAAAGGGACGGGATCGAGAAAATGGAAGCTTGATCAGAGCGATGGATTCTTTGTACAATTTGAATCACCGATTTTGCGGAAGATATGGTTTGTTCCTAGCACAACAGAAAAGGGGCGAACATTGTGCAG GAGCCCTGAGGCCTTGGATATTACCATCCACGAAATCCTTCCCCGAATATTCAAAGAGACGGAAGCTGCCTGA
- the LOC127298778 gene encoding zinc finger BED domain-containing protein RICESLEEPER 2-like, whose amino-acid sequence MSESGNTAPPAASFHSDESVGPNKRKRKRMSPSPSPDIWEQYERLKDDPNKAVCKYCSDVLSCSSLVSHAKWCKQESDSNQTQYFVRRDPDDPYGPTIVPWKYNAQEARTAFARLVIEDEQPLVFSRHPGFSRFTSKVCARFSAPPRKTVCKDVLRVYKDEKAKLKNLFQESPQRVSLSVRKWTSSRLQKYMRLTARYIDSEWTLNHKALNFCLLDSHNGGDMAKALDSCLLDWGVENVTAITMEDASSDDMEYMRTTLNNRGATISQGRYLHMRCSAHIVNLVVQDCLEAISPSVSRIRDAVKYVKSSISRMSAFNKCVKDSKVESSELLCLDVCARWNSTYVMLDTAEKFEEAFESILLKDPAYKTELGESNGVPQHTDWEHARKFTKFLKHLYRLTCGVSETKHVYSHMLFQNVAAINELLARFCDGDDNTFKPVAIKLKEKYIKYWGDPEEMNMLIFVAAILDPRTKQSERLKIPVLLTYGETRGEQVLEKVNQTLHSLFEEYKRLYEQVGSEGDGSETEPSCSESSFKHYLYLYQKERKAAAAADGRTELEKYICQEVEWQYSGFDILTWWKYKTHEFPILSRMARDILAIHMSTVSCESAFSTGGCVLDDFRSSLPPLVVQSLICAQDWVRQPSNDSKS is encoded by the exons ATGTCTGAATCTGGCAATACAGCGCCTCCTGCCGCGTCATTCCACAGCGACGAATCCGTCGGGCCAAACAAGCGCAAGAGAAAACGGATGAGTCCCAGTCCCAGCCCAGATATCTGGGAGCAGTACGAACGGCTGAAAGATGACCCCAACAAGGCCGTATGCAAGTACTGCTCCGATGTGCTTTCCTGCTCCTCGCTGGTCTCTCATGCGAAATGGTGTAAACAGGAATCTGACAGCAACCAAACTCAGTATTTTGTTCGACGCGATCCCGACGACCCATATGGACCCACCATAGTTCCTTGGAAATACAATGCGCAAGAAGCTAGGACGGCTTTTGCGCGTTTGGTTATTGAAGATGAGCAGCCGCTCGTGTTTTCGCGACACCCAGGTTTTAGCCGCTTCACTTCCAAAGTTTGCGCTCGGTTCAGCGCCCCTCCCAGGAAAACAGTATGCAAAGATGTTCTCCGCGTTTACAAAGATGAGAAAGCAAAGCTGAAGAACTTGTTTCAGGAATCTCCTCAAAGGGTTAGCCTCTCCGTCAGAAAGTGGACATCTTCGAGGCTTCAGAAGTACATGCGTCTCACAGCCCGTTACATTGACAGCGAGTGGACACTTAACCACAAGGCGCTTAACTTCTGTTTGCTCGACAGCCACAACGGGGGAGACATGGCCAAAGCACTTGATTCATGCTTGCTTGACTGGGGTGTTGAGAACGTCACTGCTATTACCATGGAAGATGCAAGCTCAGATGATATGGAGTACATGAGGACAACTTTGAATAATCGGGGTGCTACCATTTCACAAGGTAGATATCTTCACATGAGATGCTCGGCTCATATTGTTAATCTTGTGGTTCAGGATTGCTTGGAGGCAATTTCTCCTTCTGTCTCTCGCATCCGTGATGCTGTGAAGTATGTTAAAAGCTCCATTTCAAGAATGAGCGCTTTCAACAAATGTGTCAAAGACAGCAAGGTGGAGAGCAGTGAGTTATTGTGTCTTGATGTCTGTGCCAGATGGAACTCAACATATGTTATGTTAGATACGGCTGAAAAGTTTGAGGAGGCATTTGAGAGTATTCTTCTTAAAGATCCTGCCTACAAGACAGAGTTGGGGGAGAGTAATGGGGTTCCACAACACACAGATTGGGAGCATGCTCGTAAATTTACCAAATTTCTGAAACATTTATACAGACTCACATGTGGAGTTTCAGAGACTAAGCATGTTTATTCCCACATGTTGTTTCAAAATGTTGCCGCTATAAACGAGCTGTTGGCACGTTTCTGTGACGGTGATGATAATACCTTCAAACCTGTTGCTATTAAGTTGAAGGAGAAATACATTAAGTATTGGGGGGATCCTGAAGAGATGAACATGTTGATATTTGTTGCTGCTATTCTTGATCCGAG GACCAAACAATCTGAACGTTTGAAGATACCTGTTTTATTGACATATGGTGAGACTAGAGGTGAACAAGTATTGGAGAAGGTAAATCAGACATTGCACTCTCTTTTCGAAGAATACAAGCGCTTGTATGAGCAAGTTGGAAGCGAAGGTGATGGTTCAGAAACAGAACCTAGTTGTAGTGAATCAAGTTTTAAACACTACCTGTATTTATACCAAAAGGAAAGGAAAGCTGCAGCTGCTGCAGATGGCAGAACTGAATTAGAGAAGTATATTTGTCAAGAGGTTGAATGGCAGTATTCAGGTTTTGACATTCTCACTTGGTGGAAATATAAAACACACGAGTTTCCAATACTTTCGCGCATGGCTCGTGATATATTGGCCATCCACATGTCAACAGTTTCTTGTGAATCAGCTTTTAGTACCGGTGGTTGTGTTCTTGACGATTTTAGAAGCTCCTTGCCTCCTTTGGTGGTGCAAAGTTTGATATGCGCACAAGATTGGGTTCGTCAACCGTCGAATGACTCAAAGAGTTGA